The Francisella salimarina genome has a segment encoding these proteins:
- a CDS encoding glycosyltransferase family 2 protein produces MSSSDCNLCIVVPIYNHGKQLRNTIKNIARYDLPIILINDGSQDNTKQIMREVADEFNNIVLTESLDKNQGKGVAVSYGANLAFKMGYTHMLQIDADGQHDSTDIPKFIQAMQQNPQALISGMPIYDDSIPKSRLHGRKITNFWVAIETLSFDLKESMCGFRIYPLEAYTKLMQKKTFSVKMDFDIDVIVRMYWLGLPIVYINTKVIYPQDGYSNFRMFRDNVRISLTHTKLVTGMIIRLPLLLWRKIR; encoded by the coding sequence ATGAGTAGTAGTGATTGTAATTTATGTATTGTAGTACCAATCTATAACCATGGAAAGCAACTACGTAACACCATCAAAAATATCGCCAGATATGACTTACCTATCATACTTATAAATGATGGTAGCCAAGATAACACTAAACAAATTATGAGAGAAGTTGCTGATGAATTTAATAATATTGTTTTGACAGAATCACTTGATAAAAATCAAGGTAAAGGTGTTGCTGTAAGTTATGGTGCCAATTTAGCTTTTAAAATGGGTTATACACATATGCTTCAAATAGATGCTGATGGTCAGCATGATTCGACCGATATCCCTAAATTTATACAAGCAATGCAGCAAAACCCTCAGGCACTAATATCTGGTATGCCTATCTATGATGATAGTATTCCCAAAAGTAGACTTCATGGTAGAAAAATTACAAATTTTTGGGTAGCAATAGAAACTCTGTCGTTTGATCTCAAAGAATCAATGTGTGGTTTTCGTATCTATCCACTAGAGGCTTATACAAAGCTTATGCAGAAAAAAACTTTCTCAGTGAAGATGGATTTCGATATAGATGTAATCGTGAGAATGTACTGGCTAGGTCTTCCTATAGTCTATATAAATACCAAAGTAATTTACCCTCAAGATGGTTACTCCAATTTTAGAATGTTTCGAGATAATGTCAGGATATCTTTGACTCATACAAAATTAGTTACTGGTATGATTATTAGATTACCATTACTATTATGGAGAAAAATCAGGTGA
- a CDS encoding phosphopantetheine-binding protein — MQQEIKEMIIEVLNLEDITADEIDADEALFGEGLGLDSIDALEIGVALKKRYNISLEVADEDVKKHFESVASLAKFVEENKS; from the coding sequence ATGCAACAAGAAATAAAAGAAATGATCATCGAGGTCTTAAATCTTGAAGATATTACAGCTGATGAAATAGATGCTGATGAAGCACTTTTTGGAGAGGGTTTAGGACTAGATTCAATAGATGCTTTAGAGATAGGGGTTGCGTTAAAAAAACGCTATAATATAAGTCTTGAAGTTGCTGATGAAGATGTCAAAAAACACTTTGAATCTGTGGCATCTTTGGCTAAATTTGTAGAAGAAAATAAATCTTAA
- the fabG gene encoding 3-oxoacyl-ACP reductase FabG, protein MKRILVTGASKGIGKAIALKLAAENRHITIHYNTDKVGAENVRDSILDKGFQADIISFDISNNQQTEQAIGEYIENHGAFYGVINNAGLCRDTAFPAMTKDDWSRVIDTNLDGFYNVLKPCIMPMIQLRKGGRIITMASVSGIVGNRGQVNYSAAKAGIIGATKALAVELAKRKITVNCIAPGLIDTEMTDDIEHYDEIIKHIPMKRAGSVDEVASLAEYLMSDAAAYITRQVISINGGLA, encoded by the coding sequence ATGAAAAGAATATTAGTCACAGGTGCGAGTAAAGGAATCGGTAAGGCTATAGCACTAAAACTTGCGGCTGAAAATAGGCATATAACTATACACTATAATACGGACAAAGTTGGTGCTGAAAACGTTCGTGATAGTATTCTTGATAAGGGTTTTCAAGCAGATATTATAAGTTTTGATATCTCTAATAATCAGCAGACAGAACAAGCTATTGGCGAGTATATCGAAAATCATGGTGCATTTTATGGAGTGATTAATAATGCCGGTCTTTGTAGGGATACTGCATTTCCAGCAATGACAAAAGATGATTGGTCAAGAGTTATAGATACTAATCTGGATGGTTTTTATAATGTTTTAAAGCCTTGTATTATGCCAATGATACAGCTTAGAAAAGGTGGCAGGATTATTACTATGGCTTCTGTATCTGGTATCGTGGGTAATAGAGGACAGGTCAACTATAGTGCTGCAAAAGCTGGTATTATTGGAGCCACAAAAGCTTTGGCTGTAGAGTTAGCGAAAAGAAAAATTACAGTTAATTGCATAGCACCAGGTTTGATAGATACAGAAATGACTGATGATATTGAGCATTATGATGAGATCATTAAGCATATACCAATGAAAAGGGCAGGTAGTGTGGATGAGGTAGCAAGCTTAGCAGAGTATCTGATGTCGGATGCTGCAGCTTATATAACAAGACAAGTAATTTCTATTAATGGAGGACTTGCTTAA
- a CDS encoding AMP-binding protein — MKSTLKSILEFYAQNPSEIIFIKDSNNIIAKEFLNDIKTLANHLDIILSNSCKVALSVDDMYLFCCTWIACQFLGKTTIMIPNDKPGTIAKLAKHYDSLITNNDLDLSAKIINEYTLKDCETIFFTSGSTGEYKSYSKTIDNLEQESFAINSVIQSFNLKNINVLTTVSHQHLYGFSWAIVWPLLYQKIIHTERLFVPELIHKKLLQDNNILITTPVIISHLDGSISSPITNSLLISSASALSADIAIKFQNSYNIPILEAYGSSETGVIAYRQQLIDKLWKPFDNVCITTESDQLVVRSPFFKQEKQLMADIVTLYNDKFELKGRVDKIVKIAGNRLSISQMQNILIAHDLIKDCVCIKRQSYREYIAAIICLNQDGQDLLQNFGKQNLIKQIKSYLLNYYSNVVIPKKWRFVTEIPTNSQGKRTLELLVELLDDN, encoded by the coding sequence TTGAAAAGCACACTTAAATCAATACTAGAATTTTATGCACAAAATCCTTCTGAAATCATATTTATCAAAGATTCAAATAATATTATCGCAAAAGAGTTTTTAAATGATATAAAAACTTTAGCTAATCATCTTGATATCATTCTAAGCAATAGTTGCAAAGTTGCATTATCAGTTGATGATATGTACTTATTTTGTTGCACATGGATAGCATGTCAGTTTTTAGGTAAAACTACTATAATGATACCAAATGACAAACCTGGCACAATTGCCAAGCTTGCAAAACATTACGACTCTTTAATAACTAATAATGATCTTGATTTATCAGCAAAAATCATCAATGAATATACATTAAAAGATTGTGAAACTATATTTTTCACATCTGGATCTACTGGTGAATATAAAAGCTATAGCAAAACCATAGACAATCTTGAACAAGAGTCTTTCGCGATCAACAGTGTCATACAAAGCTTTAATCTTAAGAATATCAATGTGCTTACAACAGTATCACATCAGCACCTGTATGGCTTTAGCTGGGCTATAGTATGGCCACTGCTATACCAAAAAATCATTCACACAGAAAGGCTATTTGTACCCGAACTTATCCACAAAAAGCTACTTCAAGATAATAATATTTTGATAACAACTCCTGTAATTATTTCTCACCTTGATGGTAGTATCAGTAGTCCTATCACTAACTCTTTGCTCATTTCATCAGCTAGTGCATTAAGTGCCGATATCGCGATTAAATTTCAAAATAGTTACAACATCCCTATTCTCGAAGCTTATGGTAGTAGTGAAACTGGAGTTATTGCGTATAGACAACAGTTAATCGATAAACTATGGAAACCTTTTGATAATGTTTGTATTACTACAGAGTCTGATCAACTAGTTGTTAGATCTCCCTTTTTTAAGCAAGAAAAACAACTAATGGCAGATATCGTTACATTATACAACGATAAATTTGAGCTAAAAGGTAGGGTCGATAAGATTGTCAAAATTGCTGGTAATCGTTTATCAATATCACAAATGCAAAATATATTAATCGCTCATGACTTAATAAAAGACTGTGTATGTATCAAGCGTCAAAGCTATCGTGAATATATAGCAGCAATAATATGTCTAAATCAAGATGGACAAGACTTATTACAAAATTTTGGTAAACAAAATTTAATTAAACAAATAAAGAGCTATCTATTAAACTATTACTCAAATGTAGTTATACCTAAAAAATGGCGCTTTGTAACTGAAATACCAACCAACTCTCAAGGAAAAAGAACTCTAGAGCTATTAGTTGAATTATTAGATGATAATTAA
- a CDS encoding lysophospholipid acyltransferase family protein yields MYKYLNRFYRRIATGICFFLFSFFGAILGYIYFPLVRIFIKDKSARTVHAQHTINIGFKIFIGIIHHFRIIRFEFEGIEKLYQDKGCIFIANHPTLIDYVAIVSRLKLCDNIVKQSLWENPYYKHVIETAGYIPNINPDQTFSRLNEIFAEGRNLLMFPEGTRTSPNQLPKLKRGAAQLAIRTNAPIRMIHISCSPVTLTKNTKWYNIAETTPLFRVVVGDKVNPQDFIDEADGIPSLAARRLTKFLQYNLSTKLDFL; encoded by the coding sequence ATGTATAAATACTTAAATAGGTTTTATCGCAGAATTGCTACAGGAATATGTTTCTTTTTATTTAGCTTTTTTGGAGCTATATTAGGCTATATATACTTCCCTCTAGTTAGAATATTTATAAAAGATAAAAGTGCTCGCACAGTACATGCTCAACACACTATAAACATTGGTTTTAAGATTTTTATTGGAATTATTCATCATTTTAGAATTATTCGATTTGAGTTTGAAGGTATTGAAAAACTATATCAAGATAAAGGTTGTATTTTCATAGCTAATCATCCTACTTTAATCGACTATGTTGCAATAGTGTCTAGACTCAAGCTTTGCGATAATATTGTCAAACAAAGCTTATGGGAAAACCCATATTATAAGCATGTAATAGAAACAGCTGGATATATTCCAAATATCAATCCTGACCAAACATTCTCACGCTTAAATGAAATATTTGCAGAAGGTAGAAATTTGTTAATGTTTCCAGAAGGTACCAGAACTAGTCCCAACCAGTTACCAAAACTAAAACGAGGTGCCGCGCAACTAGCAATTAGAACAAATGCTCCTATAAGAATGATACATATTTCATGCTCTCCTGTTACTTTGACAAAAAATACCAAATGGTATAACATTGCCGAAACAACGCCGTTGTTTAGAGTAGTTGTTGGAGATAAGGTTAATCCTCAAGATTTTATTGATGAGGCAGATGGGATACCATCTCTAGCTGCTCGTAGGCTAACTAAATTTTTACAGTATAATCTCTCTACTAAATTAGATTTTTTATAA
- a CDS encoding NAD(P)/FAD-dependent oxidoreductase: protein MLNNNLKATVAIIGAGPSGSVAAAILVKKGYDVIIIERQIFPRFSIGESLLPQSMQYFEEADMLDVIKQQAIFQHKNGAAFNNNIDSISIDFNQKFTAGYGDTFQVKRGIFDKALADKAQGLGAKIFYNTEVIHVAEERDSITLTVRNLETQKQYKLEANFVLDASGFGRVLPKLLNLEKPSSFPMRQSYFCHIEDNIVAGSFDRDKILISVHPEHRDIWYWLIPFADGTSSIGVVAKPENFIDNNTNMQNLDCFIKQMPYLANLTSASILRSDVQTIKGYSSNVSKLYGERFALLGNAAEFLDPVFSSGITIAVKSASLAANALDRHLRGIDVDWQKEFVDELYIGINTFREFVSAWYEGSLQDIIFHKNSTKNIKEQIVSILAGYAWDKNNPFVRNPRQGIKALSRLCC, encoded by the coding sequence ATGCTCAATAATAATTTGAAGGCTACGGTTGCAATAATTGGCGCTGGTCCATCCGGCTCGGTTGCAGCAGCAATACTAGTCAAAAAAGGTTATGATGTAATTATCATTGAAAGACAAATATTCCCAAGATTTTCAATAGGTGAAAGTCTCTTACCTCAATCAATGCAGTATTTTGAAGAAGCTGATATGCTTGATGTAATTAAACAACAAGCAATATTTCAGCATAAAAATGGAGCTGCTTTTAATAATAATATTGACTCTATTTCTATAGATTTTAATCAAAAGTTCACCGCTGGTTATGGTGATACTTTTCAGGTTAAACGAGGGATCTTCGACAAAGCTTTGGCTGATAAGGCTCAAGGTCTAGGTGCAAAAATATTTTATAATACTGAAGTTATCCATGTAGCTGAAGAGAGAGATAGTATCACTCTGACTGTCAGAAATCTTGAAACTCAAAAACAGTATAAATTAGAAGCTAATTTTGTACTTGACGCTAGTGGTTTTGGGAGAGTGCTACCAAAATTACTTAATCTTGAGAAACCTTCTAGCTTTCCAATGCGACAATCATATTTTTGTCATATAGAGGATAATATTGTTGCTGGAAGTTTTGATCGCGATAAAATTCTTATAAGCGTTCATCCAGAACATAGAGATATTTGGTACTGGCTAATACCTTTTGCTGATGGAACATCATCCATTGGAGTAGTTGCAAAGCCAGAGAACTTCATTGATAACAATACCAATATGCAGAATCTAGATTGCTTTATAAAGCAAATGCCATATTTAGCAAACTTAACATCTGCCTCAATACTTAGATCTGATGTTCAAACTATCAAAGGTTACTCATCAAATGTTTCTAAACTTTATGGCGAAAGATTTGCATTGCTTGGTAATGCCGCTGAATTTTTAGACCCTGTATTTTCATCAGGTATAACCATTGCTGTTAAATCAGCATCCTTAGCAGCAAATGCTCTTGATAGACATCTAAGGGGTATAGATGTAGATTGGCAAAAAGAATTTGTTGATGAGTTATATATAGGTATAAATACTTTTAGAGAATTTGTTAGCGCTTGGTATGAAGGTAGCTTGCAGGATATAATATTTCATAAAAATAGCACCAAAAACATAAAAGAACAAATCGTATCAATCTTAGCGGGATATGCTTGGGATAAAAATAACCCCTTTGTGAGAAATCCTAGACAAGGAATTAAAGCATTATCAAGGTTATGCTGTTAA
- a CDS encoding acyl carrier protein produces the protein MSFSKEQIFAQLQDILNNLFEIDKDDVTLDSTLYEDLDLDSIDAVDLVVQLQNFTGRKFKPEEFKSVRTVGDVVDTIIAALAQD, from the coding sequence ATGAGCTTTTCTAAAGAACAAATTTTCGCACAATTACAGGATATTCTTAATAATCTTTTTGAAATAGATAAGGATGATGTCACTCTAGATTCAACACTATACGAAGATCTTGATTTAGATAGTATTGATGCTGTTGATTTAGTAGTACAACTGCAAAACTTCACAGGTCGCAAGTTTAAACCTGAGGAATTTAAATCTGTTCGTACTGTTGGGGATGTTGTTGACACTATAATTGCAGCTCTAGCACAAGACTAA
- a CDS encoding excinuclease has protein sequence MKKMLLSLVAAGCFVLPLSVYASDDIHDVSIKNAMEVMPEKVKNKLGDFKFYFGKDSKPFDYSAEGTIYTSKRTNGVFKNYQKSCNWAFYSALIDLKEQSQAAGGKGIADIESNWKNNPTSSKDTYVCGEGLLMSGVALKGVVIK, from the coding sequence ATGAAAAAGATGTTACTTTCATTGGTTGCTGCAGGCTGTTTTGTTTTACCTTTATCTGTTTATGCTTCGGATGATATTCATGATGTGAGTATCAAGAATGCTATGGAAGTAATGCCTGAAAAAGTCAAAAATAAACTTGGCGATTTTAAGTTTTATTTTGGTAAAGATTCTAAGCCATTTGATTATTCAGCTGAAGGAACAATATATACTAGCAAAAGGACTAATGGTGTCTTTAAAAATTATCAGAAGTCTTGTAATTGGGCTTTTTATTCAGCATTAATTGATCTAAAAGAGCAATCACAAGCTGCCGGTGGCAAAGGTATTGCAGATATCGAATCTAACTGGAAAAATAATCCTACATCAAGTAAAGATACTTATGTTTGTGGCGAGGGTCTCTTAATGTCTGGAGTTGCATTAAAAGGAGTTGTTATCAAATAG
- a CDS encoding beta-ketoacyl synthase chain length factor — translation MRFYIDSVLAIAQGKNDISSFKDISYLEMIKQDVNIDTSLIAAAMRRRCSKSSKIALSVSIPQLHKYKIDAVVFGSQHGELANTLSIFKDISNQEILSPNAFSQSVHNTPSGLLSIQQKLKIPFNSIAAGTETFEMGLIDAITQLQDYDNVLFTCYDDNVPEIFDKLNISDNLAYGISFVISREPLSQSSIGLKLEINNNITLLQKFNRLPSAIIFANWYACNELNPLFLKSISIEKM, via the coding sequence ATGAGATTTTATATAGATTCGGTTTTAGCCATAGCTCAAGGAAAAAACGACATATCAAGTTTTAAAGATATATCATACCTTGAAATGATAAAACAGGACGTCAACATCGATACTAGCCTCATAGCTGCCGCTATGAGAAGAAGATGTAGTAAATCTAGCAAAATCGCTCTTTCAGTATCCATACCTCAACTCCATAAATATAAAATAGATGCCGTAGTATTTGGATCTCAACATGGTGAACTAGCAAATACATTATCTATATTTAAAGATATTTCTAATCAAGAAATCCTTTCACCAAACGCATTTTCTCAATCTGTGCATAACACTCCTTCTGGACTTCTATCAATCCAACAAAAACTAAAAATACCTTTTAACTCAATAGCTGCTGGTACCGAGACTTTTGAAATGGGTTTAATTGACGCTATCACACAGTTACAAGACTATGATAATGTTTTGTTTACTTGTTATGATGATAATGTGCCAGAAATCTTTGATAAACTCAATATCTCAGATAATCTTGCTTATGGAATTAGTTTTGTCATATCAAGAGAACCACTATCACAGTCAAGTATAGGCTTAAAATTAGAGATTAATAACAACATAACATTATTACAAAAATTTAATCGACTCCCATCTGCAATTATTTTTGCAAACTGGTATGCTTGTAATGAACTTAATCCATTATTTTTGAAGAGTATATCTATAGAGAAGATGTAA
- a CDS encoding beta-ketoacyl-ACP synthase, translating to MHRVVVTGMSGVTALGSDADTIFESLLAGKVATKRMPWDDIQGLNTKLAAPVTDFKMPNYPRKKIRGMGMVSKLATVATSQALADAGLLDKTDILTSGRTGVAYGSCSGSPQPLADLLMILTDKKIGNVNATTYIKGMSHTCAVNVALFFGLTGRLIPTSSACTSSSQAIGYAYEAIKYGMQDVMVAGGAEELCVSQVAIFDTLFATSQMNDTPSLAPKPFDRDRDGLVIGEGSATLILESLEHAQQRGAKIYAEVIGYGTNCDAEHVTQPTAEKMQIALKLALEDAQITPDMIGYVNAHGTSTEVGDIAESIATREVFARDISISSLKGYFGHTLGASGSLEAWLTIEMMNRGVFIPNINLQNVDPRCASLDYLVDKQNIETEYVMTNNFAFGGVNTSLIFKKF from the coding sequence ATGCATAGAGTTGTTGTTACTGGTATGTCAGGCGTTACAGCTCTTGGTAGTGATGCTGATACTATTTTTGAGTCACTATTAGCTGGAAAAGTCGCAACTAAGAGAATGCCTTGGGATGATATTCAAGGTCTTAACACTAAGCTTGCTGCTCCTGTAACAGATTTTAAAATGCCAAATTATCCTCGTAAAAAAATACGTGGTATGGGTATGGTGTCAAAGTTAGCAACCGTAGCAACCTCGCAAGCATTAGCGGATGCTGGTTTACTTGATAAGACAGATATATTAACTAGTGGTAGAACAGGTGTTGCTTATGGATCATGCTCTGGCAGTCCACAACCATTAGCTGATCTTTTGATGATTCTTACTGACAAAAAAATTGGCAATGTTAATGCAACAACTTATATCAAGGGTATGAGTCATACTTGTGCAGTTAATGTAGCTTTGTTTTTTGGGTTGACTGGTAGATTGATTCCGACATCTAGTGCATGTACCTCAAGTAGTCAAGCTATAGGATATGCTTATGAAGCTATTAAATATGGTATGCAGGATGTGATGGTTGCTGGTGGCGCAGAAGAGCTTTGTGTAAGTCAGGTTGCAATATTTGACACATTATTCGCGACAAGTCAGATGAATGATACGCCAAGTCTTGCACCTAAACCTTTTGATAGAGATAGAGATGGCTTAGTTATAGGAGAGGGAAGTGCTACTTTGATATTAGAGTCATTAGAGCATGCTCAACAGCGTGGAGCAAAAATTTATGCAGAAGTTATTGGGTATGGTACGAACTGTGATGCTGAGCATGTTACGCAGCCAACAGCCGAAAAAATGCAGATTGCTCTCAAACTTGCTTTAGAAGATGCACAGATAACACCAGATATGATAGGTTATGTCAATGCTCATGGTACATCAACAGAGGTTGGCGATATAGCCGAGAGTATTGCCACGCGTGAGGTTTTTGCTAGGGATATTAGCATCAGTTCATTAAAGGGCTATTTTGGTCATACATTAGGTGCTAGTGGCTCGCTTGAAGCATGGCTAACTATAGAGATGATGAATAGAGGTGTATTTATCCCAAATATAAATTTACAAAATGTAGATCCAAGGTGTGCTAGCTTAGACTACCTTGTAGATAAACAAAATATAGAGACTGAGTATGTGATGACTAATAACTTTGCTTTTGGTGGGGTTAATACATCTTTGATTTTTAAAAAATTTTAG
- a CDS encoding ApeP family dehydratase, which translates to MHNIGDLIPHELPMRLVDEFIAFEDNTVHCRTIVTDGNIFFDKQLDGIPHWVAVEIMAQTAASYGRASKLATSDASTNEPPVAFLLSVRGYKTDVKRYKTGSVLDIFAECIILDKGTGVFSCKVLLGQQEVASLTINAYQPQSFGDVKKVISREI; encoded by the coding sequence ATGCATAATATTGGCGATTTGATACCGCATGAACTACCTATGAGACTCGTTGATGAGTTTATCGCTTTTGAAGACAATACAGTACACTGTAGAACCATTGTGACTGATGGCAATATATTCTTCGATAAGCAATTAGATGGTATACCACACTGGGTAGCGGTTGAAATCATGGCTCAAACGGCTGCTTCCTATGGTAGAGCTAGTAAGCTTGCTACATCTGACGCTAGTACCAATGAACCTCCAGTAGCATTTTTACTCAGTGTGAGAGGTTACAAGACAGATGTTAAAAGATATAAAACTGGTAGTGTTTTAGATATATTTGCTGAATGTATTATTCTTGATAAAGGGACAGGGGTATTTAGTTGCAAAGTATTGTTGGGTCAACAAGAAGTTGCATCACTTACGATCAATGCCTATCAGCCACAAAGTTTTGGAGATGTAAAAAAAGTTATTAGTAGAGAAATATAA
- a CDS encoding ApeI family dehydratase, with product MNKHLKINNIQNIDDCCVLVSAQVLHECDFFKGHFQEQAILPGIAQVDFVINLASQIFGINKLSFGNIPQVKFKKVILPNDDIEIKIANNNNTITFEISVNNQVASQGKIKYE from the coding sequence ATGAACAAACATCTTAAGATAAATAATATACAAAATATTGATGATTGCTGTGTTTTAGTATCGGCGCAAGTACTCCACGAGTGCGATTTTTTTAAAGGTCATTTCCAAGAGCAGGCCATTTTACCGGGTATTGCTCAAGTTGATTTTGTTATAAATTTGGCAAGCCAGATATTCGGTATTAATAAACTCTCTTTTGGTAATATTCCACAAGTAAAATTCAAAAAAGTTATATTACCTAATGATGATATAGAAATAAAAATCGCAAATAACAACAATACAATTACTTTTGAAATTTCTGTCAATAATCAAGTAGCATCTCAGGGTAAAATAAAATATGAGTAG
- a CDS encoding beta-ketoacyl-ACP synthase has protein sequence MSGNEIYLNSLGIINCLGDSKQAVLQSLLSNQTGLVTDKNLLSGRKTMVGQVNDNILPEIPHRLKEFDCRNNQMALHACMQINHDISRVIDKYGADRVAVVCGTSTSGIDNGERALTKKFISGQFPKEFSYKQEETAGLSEFLREYYNLENIAYTISTACSSSGKAFASAARLLKQNLCDAVIVVGCDTLCELTLNGFDCLDAISQNLCLPFHNQRDGINIGEGAAAFIMSRDCSEIVLLGVGESSDGYHITAPDPSGEGAKLAMIQALSSANLAPDDIGYLNLHGTATILNDNMESNAVKDIFKAPVACSSTKSLTGHTLGAAAATEVGMCWLLLSDNYNPNKKLPMQYDSDKDIISDIGIITSDIRYHKPNFMSNSFAFGGNNVSVIIGKK, from the coding sequence ATGAGTGGCAATGAAATTTATCTGAATTCACTAGGTATAATCAATTGTTTAGGTGATTCTAAACAAGCTGTTTTGCAATCATTGCTTAGTAATCAAACTGGCTTGGTAACTGATAAGAATCTATTGTCGGGTCGCAAGACAATGGTAGGGCAAGTAAATGATAATATACTTCCAGAAATTCCTCACCGATTAAAAGAATTTGATTGTCGTAATAACCAAATGGCTCTTCATGCCTGTATGCAAATAAATCATGATATAAGTCGAGTTATAGATAAATATGGAGCTGATAGAGTGGCTGTGGTTTGCGGTACTAGTACATCAGGTATAGATAATGGTGAACGAGCTTTAACTAAAAAGTTTATATCAGGTCAATTCCCCAAAGAATTTAGCTACAAGCAAGAAGAAACCGCAGGTCTTAGTGAATTTTTGAGGGAGTATTATAATCTTGAAAATATTGCTTATACTATATCAACAGCTTGTTCATCAAGTGGTAAAGCATTTGCCTCAGCTGCTAGATTATTAAAACAGAATTTGTGTGATGCAGTTATTGTTGTAGGTTGCGATACTCTTTGTGAATTAACATTAAATGGCTTTGATTGTTTAGATGCGATATCTCAGAACTTGTGTTTACCTTTTCATAATCAAAGAGATGGTATAAATATCGGTGAAGGCGCTGCAGCATTTATTATGTCTAGAGATTGCTCAGAAATAGTACTTTTAGGTGTTGGGGAATCATCAGATGGTTATCATATTACAGCACCAGATCCTAGTGGTGAAGGTGCTAAATTAGCTATGATACAGGCATTGAGCTCTGCAAATCTAGCTCCTGATGATATCGGTTATCTAAATTTGCATGGTACAGCAACTATACTGAATGATAATATGGAAAGTAATGCAGTAAAAGATATATTTAAAGCACCTGTTGCGTGCAGCTCTACTAAATCATTGACAGGTCATACTCTAGGTGCAGCGGCAGCTACAGAGGTAGGGATGTGTTGGCTATTATTATCAGATAATTACAATCCTAACAAAAAACTACCAATGCAATACGATTCAGATAAGGATATTATTTCTGATATTGGTATAATAACTAGTGATATTCGATACCACAAGCCAAATTTCATGAGTAACTCGTTTGCTTTTGGCGGTAATAACGTAAGTGTAATTATAGGAAAGAAATAG